Sequence from the Ostrea edulis chromosome 8, xbOstEdul1.1, whole genome shotgun sequence genome:
AAGAtcataatttgaaatgaaatatcttaCCAGAGGGAATCAACCAGGTATGCACAGAATattgccataagaaatttatataccaTATTTGAAAACTCCATGTTAGATacttcaggagatattgattcTATCAGATCTTAAAAATAGCCTCCAAACAAATGGCCTCTGAGCTGCACATACCATCACTGCAAGTAGGGAACACCTCTATCATTCCTGTTCCTAAGGCCAAGGGCATCGGTGTAACCATTGACTGTCACATGACCATGGGGGCACATATATCATCAGTTTGCAGAAGTGCCGTAATCGAGCTTAAAAACCTGAACCAGCTGAGAAGATATTTGGACAAGAAATTGATGGAATGTATTGTCCATGTCTTCATAACAACAAATCTGAACTACTTCAACTTTCTCTAGTCAATCTTAACATCAAATCAGATCCAGCGACCCCAATCCATCCAAAACGCTGCAGCCAGAATCATCCAGAACTCTGCGGTCCAGTGATCCGAGCCTAACACTAGTGCCATTTACCAACTCATATCTGATTCAAACTCGAGCGTTTAGTATGGCTGGCCGTTAACTGTTGAATGCTATATcatatgatatcagaactgTTGCTAGTATCTGTATCTTTAAATCTGAGCTAAAGACTCATATGTTTACAATTCATTACAACTAGTCCGTGCAGATGAAATCTAAGTCAAAATTACTATGTTGTACACTCATAACGGACTCCTTAGCTTCACCTACTAGTCATTTGTTCTTGTACAATTTATTTTgcttattttattattatctaATTACCTTTTATAGTAATATGGATTCTACGCTTTACAAAATAAagtcattattattattactaaaCAAtttgtcaaggtcacaggataaATACGATTGTATCATTAGATTATGTCATAAAACatctatgtacaaaatatgaaagtcctaatAATTCCAACGATATTTGCTTGGTTACATTTTCTAACAAGAATGTTAAAGTATAAGGTTACAAGGTCAGATGTCACGTGTGAAATGAAAGATCTTAACATAAGAAATATCGATAACCAATATGAAAGATCCACATTGAATTGTTTAGGAGATTTTGAATTGGTCAGATTATAAAACAGTAGGCctaactccaaggtcaaggtagCAAGTTTAAACTTCACAGATCAACAAGGTCTTACCATAAGgaatttctattcaaaatatgaaagccttaccTTAAACAGTTTTGGAACTATTAAATGagtcaatttaaaagaaataggtcaaactccaagataaAGGTCACAACTTCTAACTTCAAGGGTTATCAAGGTCTTAtaataaagaatctatatataaaatgtgAAAGCCCTACTTAAAATAATACCAGATGTATTtgataggttatgttttcttaaaaagtTGGTCAAACGTTAAGTTGAAGGTCGTGATGTAAAAAcacatgatataaaataaaagattttgccgtatgtagtatatatacaagatataaaaGGTCTGCcttgaatagttcaggaaatatcGAATAGGTAATTCTTTAATGAAAGTGGGTCAAActcccaggtcaaggtcacgagatcagacaaaattgtaataCATGAAAGGTCTTCCtgcaaataatatatatacagcATATAAAAACCATAGCTAAGgccacattaaaaaaaatgttggtttgcCATAGCCCGAGGGCCATAACAAATATTGACTCGGTCggtaattttttgtttttttttgttgttgaaaatatattgaatatcaaaactctgtttttatatattgtgtCCGTTTGATAAATCAACCTTATTACAGTGAATTACTGGCAGGACTGTAAGAAACCTTTCTAAAAAGTGCAGTTTTAACTTCATGGTCGAGTTTGTGTATGCTCATACCGGTATATCATCTTGTTGTTTTAATATGTTACTGGTTTTGTGGGTGTTTGTTTTCCAGGTCTTGAATATGtccattggttttttttttcaaatttgtctaGCCTTGGTTGTTATGATTTTACTCTCTATGGCTAatgtaacatgcatgtattatgcaaCTGAAACTTGGTAGCATTGTTGTTGAACTAAAACAGTATTCGTATAAACTCAACGCAATTTAATGTTCAATGATGGTGGTCTAACGATTTCTGATACATAATCCTTGCTCCGCGGTACCTCAAACTACCGAAACGCCCGTGAATTACCGAAATGCCTCCAGAAATACCCATTGGAactaatgaaattcatctttgaatcaattttttaaagttaaattgaAAGATTAGGGATTGATTCAATGTGTAAAATACCGCCTCTGAAGTAAGAATAACATAAAAGGAGTCTTGTTATTAGAATTTGTGTCAATCTAAGGAAGGTaactcatgttatttttctttcatttagaaGAATGTGTTCAACCATTATTTTCTAactatcatatatatacattgctttaaatcaacattcagatatattttgCAATTCAAACATATATTGTTTAGAGGAAAAATCATCAGTGGTGTTCATGTATACATTTTCAAACagtaatatttttttgaaaCATCGTAAATGCGAGAATTGAACATTTCCGAATTCGAGGTAACCATTTATGTTATCATCAGACACTGTTGTTGTGTGTGTCCATAATGATCGACTTAGACCTCGTCTGAGAGATAAAAACCTACCAGGATGCCATATGCTGAATCGATCATTTGAGCGCTTAAATCTGCGGCGATTTACAAAACGCCgcaaaaaacaaaactaaaaaccaaaccaaacacatcttcacaagtcaagggctATTGCTTAGTTACCTtgttacataataaaaacaacacgCAATGATCTTGATGTTAAGAAAAGTACCTCACAAAGACCATTGTTAACTTTTTGTTTTTGCTCTTCCCAAACTTGCATCTTAAACGAGGAATCTCATaggatgatttaattttaggTTATTGCATCATCCCCTGTTCCAAACCCATGTTTTGAATTGTGgttgatgtcaagggttagtgtgaggtaacgaatcaaaAACCCTTGATTTGTGAAGATGAACCAAACGCGGATAGGAACTTGAAagaaaaacggaaaacggaaaatcaaggggaagaaaaaaaatggccGAAATTATGTCAATAAAAACTTTCCAGTCTGGGAGTTAAGATGGGTCGGTCGCGCGATGGTAAACAAACCATTCTTTAATTTTGGCCTTATAAAGTAGAAGTGGTATTTTTAGAATGTTTTCCTATCTATCAGCatctgtaaaactttgatcccctagtgTGGACCCACCGTACCTCAGGATATCATGATTTACAGAAACTTAAACCTActctgtgtcaggaagctttcgtgtaaatttcaatttttatggcacggtggttcttgagaagatttaaatgattttcctatatatcagcaataaaaatattaatttcctATTACGACTCGACCCTACCCGTGGGatcatgatttgagcaaacttcaatctactctatgtcagaaAGCGTTAATCTATAAActtccacttttctggcccagtattTCTTGagacaatttttaaatgactccaccctatgtttcattttcgtgattatctcccttttgaatgGGGAATAGTCCTTCATTTGAATGAACTTGAATTCCTTCTACCTAAGGGCGATTTGTatcatgtttgattgaaatcGGCCCATTGGTTCTGAAGATGTTCCTACgcatctacatgtaaaacttagatcCTATATTGTTGTCCCAttctacccctgggggtcacgatctgaacaaacttgattctacGTTATACCAGGAAGTTTTCGGGTAAATATCCACTCCtatagcccagtggttcttgagaagattttgaaagatgttcccaatatatatgcatgtaaaatcCTGATCCCCCATTGTCGCCCCACCCTACAACTTGGGGTCATAATTTTTAACCAACTTGAACTTCCACTATGTTAGAAAGCGTTTATgttaatttcagcttttctgacgtagttgttcttgagaagatttctaaatgactcaaacatagtttttttttttgcatttttctgcTCTCCCCTTTGAGGGGGAATtactcttcatttgaacaaactttagtCTCCTTCACCTAAGGGTGActtgtactaagtttgattgaatttaGCTAActgattctggagaagatggTTTTCCCAATATTAGcgtgtaaaattttgatccattAGTGTAGCCCCAACCAACCCAAGAGGCCCATATGATCTGAACAGAATTTGATCTACTTGATAACATGAAGCTCTTAAGTAAATATTCACTCTTATGAtccagtgcttcttgagaatattcttaaagatttcttctatatatttgtatgcaaaactttgaatcACTATTGTACCCCAACTCTAAATTCCAGTTGTTCAgaccctgtggttcttgagaattgAGACGatatttaaatgaccccaccctatttttaattttgttgatcatctcccctttgaagaggacatgttccttcatttgaataaacttgaatcccctttaccgaATGACGACTTATATCAAATTTGGTTGGAATCTAcccggtggttctggagaagaagttgaaaatgtgaacagTTTACAGACAAATGGACACACAGACGAATATATGACGAACAACAGGtaatcagaaaaactcacttgagttttcagctcaagtgacctaaaaccCACAGCTGCTCACCAAAACGctacatcaaaataaaatttaaagacagcaatacaaaatatacttcatcgtgtaacgtaaatcgtagaaaatatattatgtcacaatcaaatgacatcGCAGTGGTGTGAGACAGGAAAATAACACATAGTTGTCTTATATAGGTAAAAGAACCTGACCCACAATATGCCAATTTTGGCCTATcaattttggaaaaattaaagaacactttAGAATAAATCAAAGAGgatattttttatccataacCTGAGCCAAGTTGTATTGAGCAATCTTTTCCTCACACCGAATGTTTGAGGCACCCAAGTAAATGCCCAAACCTACCGCAGTTTGACGTTTTCCGAGAAAATCTCATAAATTTGCCAACTTCAGTCTAAAGATTCACATGGGCCGCATTACTCAcgactcaattttgtaaaataaaattaaaatgcagATTTAGATTAAAactttccattaaaaaaaaaactcttaaTCAATGCGGCCATgtcgaaaaaaaatattataataacAAAAGTGTCGTCTGGAAACGTCAGTTTTCGAAGAAGTCAATGCATGCATCGAACGCAGTTGGTACGACTAAAAAAGAAACAACTAAGAGGTGAGTTTTTATGTTGTTATatctttattaaataaaaaatcaatatctaaacgAGGAAATTATATGAGTCATATCCTATGGTAAAAAGGTacaggggaaggggggggggtagatcTATCGTGTTTACCTGTAGCACGGAGTAAATGTTACATATGCATGATTGATTCCGAGTTCCGTTCCGATGGTTTTAAATGTAGATATTTCCTTAccttttgttactttaaaaattatattgttcGAAACAGAATGAATGTTCGAATCAAACGTACAGCATAAACTTATACGGCCATACGGGATTCCGCGGAATATCCCAGTAAGCATTTCAATTACACAGGCCCAGCATGAACACATGTAGTAcgtcacaggcaattgcatcgcttggggtagaatttactattaaatagTGCTCTTTATATTATAGGAAATTCGACACCAAGCGATGCGATTGCCTGTGTATTACGTATGGAGATGTACGTACAGACAGTATGTTTTATGGTATGAATTTGTCTAATGGTTCTCACTATTTTACAAATGTTGTACGTTTATTATACAGTtcaaagtttcttataaaatatgaagtCTGTCAATCGTAACTGTAAAGTTGTAGCAACGTGGTACACTATCAAATGTCCGCATATTACGTAATTCCAAATACGGCTGTTTGCgttatctattttacatttatacTTGAGAATTTGAACGCACACTATTCATACTTGGAACGGAGGAAacacatattattttgttttcaattttaactatttaagtttgtaaattCATAAGTCCCTTGCATATACTTGGAAAGAAACCTACAAAAACACACAGATAGCTTGTTTTTAATGAAGTCGgtcaatttaaatacatatcaaagtataccttgttaaataatatttgacatAACTTGTGTTGGAATGAAGAGTATTtacttaattttatttatttacttttttcgattaaagggcaataactctaaatggaaaacatagCTTATTAGTGGTGGATCCtagattttttcttttgttttgtttcatacatgtttatgtatcaaacgctttaattgatttaaaaaaaatattttgtgctatagacaaaattgatattgaaaagacaTGCTCTAAATGTTAGAAAAATAATAAACCatctataaaggtgaaacaGCAAAATTCACCCCTCCCCCGAAATGTATTACAATACTACTGATATTTTTTCTATTATCTATATTATTTCATGTTTGCAGATGTGCATGTTTTTTGCACCAGGTTTCTTTTTGGATTATGAAAAGGGTTTACTTTTTCCTTGAAAAGGACTTTGGAAGGGTCCATTGCACAGACCTGGGTTGGGAGATTTCAGGCTCTTATGAACTATACGtagaaataaattaaccatGTGATATACATTGCTGTAAATCTCATACCCCTCTATATTTCGCACTCACATTAattaacaaaacatttgaagatacacattttcagttagtgaaaaaaaaatcccactgGCAAGTTTTTAATAGAATCTATTTACTGATTCACGAAGCAAGtgaattgatttataattagattGCAGGAAAAATAACCTAGGCTAATGGGTTTCAACAGGAAGATAAGATTTTCATCCAACCCAAATTGCATTTCAATTCTACGAAatacatatttcagatttgtcAAGCAATGATCCCAAATTCTTTCTCTGTTTCAACTGTCGATGCATAATAAAACCAAATCACAGATCCaagatttcaaagaaatataggaCAGTGATCACCACTCTGATAGGCATGGCACCATCTGATCATGATTTTCTGTGCATTAGAtgccagagtgtgtgtgttactggtacatcaaaattggtgccgtataagttttatattatgacccctgggtcgaggcctctgctggtggactgttagtccccgagggtctttacagccctgtagctaagtacttcgttactagcttgataatatggatgtatatttaattgctgttataaaatttagaaattcatttcaaaatttaggattatctccctcacacatagctcttatccttgaacgaatttggctccattcttttggcacgctgtttttggctatatttagctctatatttagctctaaaacttcgtagttatttcggatttcaaacatttcggttgagcatcactgaagagacattatttgtcgaaatgcgcatctggtgcatcaaaattggtaccgtataagttttacattactccCATATTAAACAAAAGAATATCAAGTCGGTTAGGCCACACATTCAAGACAGTCCAGCACCATCAACAGCAGCAGCAGCTCTTCCAATTAGCCCCCCTTCTGTATCACTCCCATTCCCATGTACATCAAGAGAGCACGCTTCATGCTGTATCTGCAAGCGATCAGGTTCAAAGTTAGTTGTAGTCCTAGTAGGAGTAAGGCATGACatcttcatttcaaaagagGTCATAATTCCTGCCGGGGCTAGCTGTTGTACAAATCACCTACAACAAGACATAGAATAACTTGAACCTATTGCTGACAACACCATGTTCGACAAAACAGGAGTGACacaattaataaagttttttgAGATCTGAAGTTTTGAGAAACGAGAAAATAAGGTTGAATTTTGACAACAAAGAAAGTCTAATTGACagtgaagtatcaaaatatcATGGGAACCCCTAAAGCTGTATTTGAGCACTTGCTGACATATGTAAATCTGTGGAATATGGAAACTTGGTCTAGATAAAAGATCCATAAACACTCTTTACCAGTGATGCATTTTTTGACAATAAAAAGGGTATTTGATTTTAGCAGAATAAATACTTATTATATACtactagtattatcattatgatacttaactggcaaataacaaacaacaaacatgatttgtaaatgttttttcctgtatagatctacatgatacttttatttttgggaacattatgaaaatagaccaatttagattatttcttattttatggcatttacaagcatgtctacataacatgtaaatgcaatataatCCAAATAATTTAAAACTACAGAGCTTTAGGATATATTCtgtttcaaatatatatatagatctaaTTCTGTGAAattgattgaaatatatattaatgcctGAAAGATGTTTAGATCAAAGCTCATGATTTATGTTCTGTCAGTCAAAAATGTATTGCACAAAGATTCAAAACTGTTGGTTAAAATACCTCTGCATATTTACATGATTAATACGTAtaggaatatacaattattgataaaGACGAATATAGTAACATTTGTACAGTATCATTTTTCAAATCGCATTTcagagtcaataatatactgactctgatcccctatatcggtgttgtgttgttattattcacgctatgatatctacatgtaaatgtaacgAAAAAGATCATTTAATACTTACTATTAGGTAACTACAATACTTATCCTTTAATCAGGTTTCACAACAAATGCCCGTTGAACGTGAATTCCGAGTAAATTCGAATTGAATATGTTTTGACAAGATGCGGTGTTAATTTAGTTCGTTACCATTGGTATCGATAGTCGGTCGTTGTAATAccaaacacaaaaacaaaaagccatggaatatgatatgatatgaaacagaattgttcCAATGATTCGCTTCTTTCATCATGTAAATATACTACATACTATGTTTATccttatttcagtattttaaaatttaattaaaaataatctaaaagtAAAGTTGAACAATCACGACCAAATTTGGTCAAACACATTTAACCAATActtattatcatcattaaatAAGCCTTTCTAGATATTTGAGTGCATATAACTTGATGTATTCAGAAATTTATAGGTTCATGTATATTGTACACGGTATTGCCGAGGCTTATTGGTGTGAAGTGTATCCCGAAACATCAAATAACACAACGTCATAGTAACATAAAAGTATAGAATAtatggaaaaaagaaaaacatttctagaaTAACTATATCCTAAAGAATGTGAAACTTATatagtaccaattttgatgcatcagatgcgcatttcgacaaataatgtctcttcagtgatgctcaaccgaaatgtttgaaatccgaaataacaatgaagttttagagcaaTTGTAGGGAAAAGCAGTGTGCCAAAACGTGGAGTCAAATTcctctaaggataagagctatgcgtcagggagataatccttaattttgaaacgaatttctaaattttataacagcaattaaatatacatccgtattttcaagctagtaacgaagtgcttagttactgggctgtagaaaccctcggggactaacagtccaccagcagaggcctcaaaccaggggtcataatgtaaaacttatacggtatcatgTACAGAAATAATCGATATTTGACACTTGGCCATTTTTCATGGTgtgtgggtcatgttctttatCTCATACTGGTGATAAAGTGAGAATACAGGGGTATTGGGTGTAAATTACTGGCCTAGTCAACTGATGgaagctcagtggttagagcacctgactatttATACAGGGGACTCGGGTTTGATTCATAGTTAAGCAATACATTATCTCcttttcattacatttacatgtttataccACATACTATTGTTGATAATTCATTTTGACATGATAACGCTttatctgtgtttattttgtaggaTGGTGGGTATCTAAATACATGTTGTGACGTTATTGATTGTATACAgaatactgtgaccttgaatctgaagatctgttATGAAGACCGGACgtttggggtcactctctgttacagtacatgtattacatatctaagtaagtactcagtaataatgtaagactgaattctaaatcatgtttatctatctgtactgacagtaataatgtaagactgtacactaaatcatgtttatctatctgtactgacagtaataatgtaagactgaattctaaatcatgtttatctatctgtactgacagtaataatgtaagactttacactaaatcatgtttatctatctgtactgacagtaataatgtaagactgtacactaaatcatgtttatctatctgtactgacagtaataatgtaagactgtacACTAAATCTTGTGTATCTATCTGTATtgacagtaataatgtaagactgtaactaaatcatgtttatctaatttacacattgaaaaataaacacaaatctAAATATATGATTAACAAACAGAAGAATGCTCAATTACAAGTTCATCACACTAAAATAAGTATATGAATACCTGTATGATTGTACTATAATTCAAGGCTACACACAATATACTGACAAATTGAAATTCCTTACTACTTTACAATAACTGTATAACAATTAGTGATTCACATGTGTTGAAAAGGttgtatatagataaataacaattaaaacagtaaaattagttcacatttttttttagatataaataTCTAGCAACACAGTAGAATTAGtcaacaaaatgttttaaatagatatataactAGTAAAACAGTGAAATTAGTCCACAACAGATTGTATagagataactagtaacacagtcaaatcagtccacaaaagattgtatatagataactagtaacacagtcaaattagtccacaaaatattgtatatagatagataactggtaacacagtcaaattagtccacaaaagattgtatatagataactagtaacacaatcaaattaatccacaaaatattgtatatagataactagtaacacagtcaaattagtccacaaaatattgtatatagataactagtaacacagtcaaattaatccacaaaagattgtatagagatagataactagtaacacagtctaATCAGTAATGAGTGTACTAAAATTAATACCGTTACAGTAAACATaatgatacagatattgtaatATATAATTACTAAATAGCAATGAAAGACTAATGTTCTATCAGTTAAACTCTCAAACACAAGTACATTGCCCATCACagacacagggctgtaattaacacagggctgtaattaagaAGTTGAACACAACGATGTAAATAACACTATGTTTAGATATGCAATTAATACTTTGGATAGTTGTAATTAACATTGTGTTGAGCTATGTAATTAACACTGCATTTAGATGTGTAATTAgcactgtgtttatagatattggattttcttcactttagctgTGTAacactcagccacaaagaggttgtctctgatgtccacacataaaccccatGGAGCGTGTAAATCACattgaatgtaacggaggaactgtccgttcTGATCTAagatgtggatacggtgatgATCACTGTCTGATATCAGGATGTggctctggctgtctgtagtgatacCGGCTGGATAAAAGGATGgcttggtattagagggatgaccagtgtatctaaatctgAGTTTTCCTAAccgattgaccaccactaccgCACTAGCTGACCGGTCAGCCACACAaatatccaggttcctgtttTCACTAATGTATTTATAGTTATTATCAGATGAAAacagaggacgaccctgataatcaaactgaatggtttgtttctctgtggagccggagtaacgcacaactttgtattgtttgtaatcATCACTGtgcatggtaaccaggagatcatcAGACGCGGCACTGCAAATATGGAGAGGTacccacccctgtagtgtgatcacggtcctTATATTTTTATTCTTGACTAGGTTTATAGTGTTACGGTCAGTATacacaagatctccgtcccgtgtcactgttATGTCCCGTGGTTGGTTTCCTGACTTGGTTTTTATTGATGTCCGTAGTTTACCCTGAAGATTGATGAACTTCATGATTTTACTATACCCGCGTGTCCAGACTTCTTCATTTCTGAGACAACTAACACTGTATAGTTTTTCATACCCAGTGTCTATAGTAGCGGTAAGGCGCGGTTCATCAAGcaatggtttgactggaggagacgatacagcttctgctgaatTCATCGTATCGCCATGTTCTGTGTcaatggataatggcgacagagaaccaaGCATTTTGCAGAGCTGGtctgtgtttattttctgaggagtAAAACTCGGTAATGTaactcggactttaggcggtaatgttctaaattcggaattcctagatttgtaagtagaggttaaggcGATGTTCTTTGATTTTAGtattgatttcaagtcggatATTATCTGTTTGAGTTCAGaaattttctgtgtgatttcatctgtatttttattcagggtaaataggtgtttgtttttcatctcctgGATGGCAGATTTCCGCTGGTTGACAATGGTGGTGATCTCCCGGTGTAAGATTTCACCTTCTTGTTCGGCAGCTGTTATCAGTTTCCCGTATTTCATTTCTAACTCGGCTTTTTTAGTTTGAATATCAgacgccatttcttcatatcgaGGATGAATTCGGGTCTCTAATTCGTCCAGATCGTTTTGTAATTTTTGTGTTTTGGAGCTGAGTTTTTCAAGAATATCTGATAACTTGTGACCTTTGTGTTTATCGGAGGAgacgcaggtagaacagacaggaatgtTGCAGGTGTCGCAGTGAAGCTCGCAGTGTTTTTCGGCGTGTTTCGGACATTTCGGATACCGGTAGTTAGGAGTAGACTCTCTTTGTAGGAAGGGCACGACATTGTGTTTTTTAGAGAGATCTGAAAGATGTTTTCCTACACAATTAACACAGAGACTTACACCACATACTTCACAATAACTCTGTAGGGGGGCAGTTTCACAGATGTCACACAGTAGGACTGTTTGAGCACAGCGCCGATGATGCATTTCTGACGCCGGTTGTACTGTCAATAAAAAGGGGGATCTTGACACATATTTGAATAGGTCAGAACAATTGATAAggagacatttaaaaaaaatgtttgtttgccATAGCCTGATGGCCATAAAAAATATTGGGTCAGTCGGTAGTTTTctgggggtttttttgttgaaaatatattgaatatcaaaaccctgtttttatatattttgttcttTCGATGAA
This genomic interval carries:
- the LOC125661072 gene encoding E3 ubiquitin-protein ligase TRIM36-like — translated: MHHRRCAQTVLLCDICETAPLQSYCEVCGVSLCVNCVGKHLSDLSKKHNVVPFLQRESTPNYRYPKCPKHAEKHCELHCDTCNIPVCSTCVSSDKHKGHKLSDILEKLSSKTQKLQNDLDELETRIHPRYEEMASDIQTKKAELEMKYGKLITAAEQEGEILHREITTIVNQRKSAIQEMKNKHLFTLNKNTDEITQKISELKQIISDLKSILKSKNIALTSTYKSRNSEFRTLPPKVRVTLPSFTPQKINTDQLCKMLGSLSPLSIDTEHGDTMNSAEAVSSPPVKPLLDEPRLTATIDTGYEKLYSVSCLRNEEVWTRGYSKIMKFINLQGKLRTSIKTKSGNQPRDITVTRDGDLVYTDRNTINLVKNKNIRTVITLQGWVPLHICSAASDDLLVTMHSDDYKQYKVVRYSGSTEKQTIQFDYQGRPLFSSDNNYKYISENRNLDICVADRSASAVVVVNRLGKLRFRYTGHPSNTKPSFYPAGITTDSQSHILISDSDHHRIHILDQNGQFLRYIQCDLHAPWGLCVDIRDNLFVAECYTAKVKKIQYL